The Plasmodium vinckei vinckei genome assembly, chromosome: PVVCY_08 genome contains the following window.
taataaattaatggaaaatatatatataattgttattaattatttcataaaatttaataatattattttttttttttttaagatcAAAATTGTGTATTCTTAAGTTTATATTAATCactacattttatttttatttattttctttatcatataattaGAATAtggtatttttatttttgtatgtattttacgaatttattaattagttatatttacttttcaatagtattataaaaatgtggccgattttataattgttGTTAATCAGTATAGAATTTATTGTAAATCCATAAAAAGCTAGTATACAtactataatttatttcaacCTTGTTACTTCATAGAATTGTATACTTTGTATAAACATTTGTAAATCATTTTACATATGTTTTGAAGGGTCATTTATATCGTTAGCATAGTTGATAAagaattatttcttttttgttattgctttataatattacaaaaattatatgtttgTCCTATACATATGTGCATGTTTGCATTGAGCCGTGCTAACaatatttgattttattaatttgtatGTAACccctttttaattcttttacTCTTCCATTTGATGATGTATAGATCCAGTAATGTAGCATTATATAGATACCAtaaagtatataaataataatacatgaTTGTGGTAAAATGAAAAGGCCAGAATTTAGCCTAGATTCATTAAAAACGAATcggaaaaaaaagaaaaaaaattcaaattatgaaaatttcAGTGCTcaccattttttaaaaatccctatttttattatattaataatagcaTTTGCTTTAAAtgcttttatatatttactaattcgattttttatttacactTTTGAAAATACATCCTTTTTTATAGTAACAACATGTATAGATTTACGTAGGTACATATCAAACAAAAAGAGAAAAgtttatgaattttttggaaaaagaaaagtaagcaaattaaaatattcagataaaaatgaagcTGAAAATCACTATAACGAGCTTAATACAGATTTTGAAagtgttttaaaaatagaaaatttaatgaaaacatgtaataattattgtgattatataaaatatgcatatcaAATGGATGTATTAACTGgcaaaataattcatattaatgaaaatgatgattatataaatgcatatgatgtaaatttgttaaaaaaaacgtCAAAAagtatagaaaataatttagcaaataataatatattactaCTACTTGAAGACATTAAAATAGCAACATCACCAAGAATTAAAGCTATCTTtcaagaaaaatattattgtaaaaCATATTCCACACCTCATACTATTGTTACtacttttataaataatgttatGGATggtttaaattatattgaaaattatgtaaaaaaacataaagaagaaaatgaggattatttatattctgATGAGTATTTaatcattaaaaataattttaaagatatatttaGACAATGGGGTAATActgctttatttttaagtgGGGGTGCAATCTTAGGATTACATCATTTTGGAGTTTTAGAAGTTTTTTTGAAATCATCCATAAATATAGACtattttaatgaatatactaatgcaaatttaaaaaataaaaaagaggaAAATGTAGAAGAAAGTCAAGACaatgaagaaaattttaCAAGCAATAAATCTGATACATTTTCAGAACAAAGTAATACTACTATATATAGAGATACCTAcgatttaaatgaaaatgataaaaaaaaaaaaaaattaaatacaaataaacttttaaaaataaaaaatttccTTTTAAATAGTATAAGTTATGACGATCAAGAACTTGAACAGTATGAACAATTTGATTATGATTCATGTGATTGTAGTGATTCAGATGATAGTATATTaagtaataatacaaaGGAGGAATCTTCCAATGATCGTATAAACAGTTTTATAAGTTCTAGTAGTTATACAGACAAATGTGGGATACatcttaaaaataattataaatatattaaaagtcAAAGTGAAGTAAATATTAAGCAACGAAATAGTgcaaatacaaaatattcgCAAAACAGTGCAAGCATGAATTGTTCAAAAAATAGTACAACCATGAACagtagtaataataaatctaAACGCTATTTGATCGATCAAAATAGCTTTATAGATAATTATGATGATAATATGTTACCTCAAATAATATGTGGAACATCTGCGGGTAGTATAATTGCTGCATGGATTTGTTCAAGaacaaataaagaaatactTGAAGAATTTAATATcgaatttatttataaaatagtcTCATGTTTTTCTTCAgagaaattattttattctttttttaatatttttaaaaaaggaaactTTTATGATAtggataaaataattaaattagtTTATGATTTATATGGTGATATGACATTTTTAGAAgcttttataaaaacaaatttagtattaaatattactGTAACTAGAGCTGAATCAGGaaatgatatttttacttGTGATGAAGATGGCTGTTTagtattaaattatatgaactcaccaaatgttttaatttatactGCTGTTTTGGCTAGCTGCTCTTTTCCTTACCTATTACAGCCATTTAAATtgttagaaaaaaaatatattaaagaaaatgtatataaatttatatcaattaaacaagtatataatttaaaatatatattaaatagtaacagtgcatataataaaaaaatatcgatCAAAGGAAGCCAAGAAAGTCATGATATTCTGGGTAGTAATAAATCAGATAATGATGGTGAGCTTGTAAATAACAATGAAAATGGGGAAGTAGATAAAACagatacatataataataaaggtACTAATGatatggaaaataatatcagTAAAAACAACCAAGattgttataataatttatattataaagaaaattcaAATGCCAATATAAAAGTGAATGATGAGACAGTCTTAACAGctaataatacatatatgggaaataaagaaaatccaaatttaaaaaaaagaaatgtaaaaaaaatcgatTCTTTAGAAAGTAATGTAACAAATGGTGGAGCATCAGCTTTTAGTTCTACTACAGAGATGAGGAAATTATCCGATGATCAAAAAGAGCATGAATCAGGCATAAATCCTGAGCATGCagaaaaagatgaaaatggcaaagataaaaatgatgatgaaTGGTCAAATTCGCAAGAAAAAGATACTTTAAGATATAAGTTTAATAATATCCGTAATAAAATGATGCTGCTGAGGCCAGCAAGTTTAAATATaagtaaaaatgaaaaaaatggaaaattaaaaaaatgtaatagtGAAGTAATTGATGTTaatgaagataaaaatgtcGATCTATTAAATGAAGaatatacaataataaatagtgtgcaatttaaaaatatgtattttcaTGATGGATCATTAAAAAGTGATATACCAGCTAGAAATTTAAATCAAATTTTATCagttaaatataaaattgtatcACAAGTAAATCCAcatatttttccttttacGGGAGTTAGAGTACATGGCGAGGCTGGGAAACCAGTTAAATGGAGAGGAAGTTCGGGTCGCTGGAGAGCTGGATTTTTAATGTCATCGatggaaatattatttaaagaaaatgtcAGATATATACTAAGGTTAATGGCCTTGTTAGACATATCACCAACAATTAGGGGTTTAAATGCAGGATCTATAGCAATGCAGGTATgactataattttttttttttttctaaccGAGGAATATAGCTATATATAGCATTTTCCTCTTTATCTATGTACTAATTCGTTTACttctttttatacatatactgatattttttttccttacAGAGATACCATGGTGATA
Protein-coding sequences here:
- a CDS encoding patatin-like phospholipase, putative, which produces MKRPEFSLDSLKTNRKKKKKNSNYENFSAHHFLKIPIFIILIIAFALNAFIYLLIRFFIYTFENTSFFIVTTCIDLRRYISNKKRKVYEFFGKRKVSKLKYSDKNEAENHYNELNTDFESVLKIENLMKTCNNYCDYIKYAYQMDVLTGKIIHINENDDYINAYDVNLLKKTSKSIENNLANNNILLLLEDIKIATSPRIKAIFQEKYYCKTYSTPHTIVTTFINNVMDGLNYIENYVKKHKEENEDYLYSDEYLIIKNNFKDIFRQWGNTALFLSGGAILGLHHFGVLEVFLKSSINIDYFNEYTNANLKNKKEENVEESQDNEENFTSNKSDTFSEQSNTTIYRDTYDLNENDKKKKKLNTNKLLKIKNFLLNSISYDDQELEQYEQFDYDSCDCSDSDDSILSNNTKEESSNDRINSFISSSSYTDKCGIHLKNNYKYIKSQSEVNIKQRNSANTKYSQNSASMNCSKNSTTMNSSNNKSKRYLIDQNSFIDNYDDNMLPQIICGTSAGSIIAAWICSRTNKEILEEFNIEFIYKIVSCFSSEKLFYSFFNIFKKGNFYDMDKIIKLVYDLYGDMTFLEAFIKTNLVLNITVTRAESGNDIFTCDEDGCLVLNYMNSPNVLIYTAVLASCSFPYLLQPFKLLEKKYIKENVYKFISIKQVYNLKYILNSNSAYNKKISIKGSQESHDILGSNKSDNDGELVNNNENGEVDKTDTYNNKGTNDMENNISKNNQDCYNNLYYKENSNANIKVNDETVLTANNTYMGNKENPNLKKRNVKKIDSLESNVTNGGASAFSSTTEMRKLSDDQKEHESGINPEHAEKDENGKDKNDDEWSNSQEKDTLRYKFNNIRNKMMLLRPASLNISKNEKNGKLKKCNSEVIDVNEDKNVDLLNEEYTIINSVQFKNMYFHDGSLKSDIPARNLNQILSVKYKIVSQVNPHIFPFTGVRVHGEAGKPVKWRGSSGRWRAGFLMSSMEILFKENVRYILRLMALLDISPTIRGLNAGSIAMQRYHGDITLHPNRLFLKHFKLISVSSYDDVEWYIQEGRQMTFQKLPLIMNRMKIEKKLIQVKKCFF